In a single window of the Osmerus eperlanus chromosome 4, fOsmEpe2.1, whole genome shotgun sequence genome:
- the mmp9 gene encoding matrix metalloproteinase-9, producing MRSRVLALLLLGTYALGGWCLPLNSVFVTFPGDILKNVTDEELADRYLKRFGYMEELQRSGIQFQGSSSKALMKMQRQMGLEETGLLDEPTMAAMKHPRCGVPDVRSYQTFAGDLKWDHHDVTYRILNYSPDMEESLIDDAFARAFKVWSDVTPLTFTRLYDGTADIMISFGRADHGDPYPFDGKDGLLAHAYPPGEGVQGDAHFDDDEYWTLGTGTVVKTRYGNAEGALCHFPFVFEGKSHSSCTSEGRTDNLPWCATTADYDNDKKYGFCPSELLYTFGGNANGAECVFPFIFLGETYNGCTTEGRNDGYRWCATTNDFDKDKKYGFCPSRDTAVIGGNSEGEPCSFPFVFLGKKYDSCTSEGRGDGKLWCATTNDYDQDKKWGFCPDRGYSLFLVAAHEFGHALGLDHSNIQDALMFPMYSYVEKFALHKDDIEGIQYLYGPKPGPNPTPPQPTPDPSKQPDRPATTAPTTTTPAPIDPSKDACKVDKFDTITEIDGDLHFFKDGQYWRMSNKGLQGPFLISERWPALPGVVDAAFQDQLNKKMYFFSGTRFWVYTGQSLLGPRGIDKMGLPKSVSRVEGALHKGKDKVLLFSGENYWRLVVKDQMVDKMAVTNVVFGGVPSDVTDVFLYKRNMYFVRERFYWRMNVNKQVDRVGYVKYDLLQCFDPSGSRY from the exons ATGAGATCCAGAGTGTTAGCTCTCCTTCTTTTGGGGACGTATGCTTTGGGAGGATGGTGCCTTCCActcaattctgtgtttgtcaccTTCCCTGGAGACATACTCAAGAACGTGACTGATGAGGAACTAGCAGAT CGCTACCTGAAGCGTTTTGGTTACATGGAGGAACTCCAGCGTAGCGGAATCCAGTTCCAAGGGTCCTCCTCAAAGGCcctgatgaagatgcagaggcagatgggtctggaggagacaggCCTGCTGGACGAGCCCACCATGGCTGCCATGAAGCATCCTCGCTGTGGGGTCCCTGATGTGCGCAGCTACCAGACGTTCGCCGGCGACCTCAAATGGGACCATCATGACGTCACAtacag AATCCTAAACTACTCCCCGGACATGGAGGAGTCTCTGATTGACGACGCCTTCGCTAGGGCCTTCAAGGTGTGGAGTGATGTCACCCCTCTGACATTCACGCGCCTATATGATGGAACCGCTGACATCATGATCTCATTTGGAAGAGCAG ACCACGGAGACCCTTACCCATTTGATGGAAAAGACGGTCTGTTGGCGCACGCCTACCCACCTGGCGAGGGCGTACAGGGAGATGCCCACTTTGACGATGACGAGTACTGGACCTTGGGCACAGGAACAG TGGTGAAGACTCGCTATGGCAATGCAGAGGGCGCTCTGTGCCACTTCCCTTTTGTGTTTGAGGGCAAGTCTCACTCCAGCTGTACCTCTGAGGGACGCACCGACAACCTGCCTTGGTGTGCCACTACCGCTGACTATGACAACGACAAAAAATATGGCTTCTGCCCCAGTGAAC TTCTTTACACGTTTGGAGGGAATGCCAACGGAGCAGAGTGCGTGTTCCCCTTCATCTTCCTGGGGGAGACCTACAACGGCTGCACTACGGAAGGACGCAACGACGGCTATCGCTGGTGTGCCACCACTAACGACTTTGACAAGGACAAGAAATATGGCTTCTGTCCAAGCCGAG ACACGGCAGTGATTGGTGGAAACTCTGAGGGAGAGCCTTGCAGCTTCCCTTTCGTGTTCCTGGGAAAAAAGTATGACTCGTGTACCAGTGAGGGACGTGGAGATGGAAAATTGTGGTGCGCCACCACTAATGACTATGACCAGGATAAGAAATGGGGCTTCTGCCCAGACAGGG GGTACAGTCTTTTTCTGGTGGCGGCCCACGAGTTTGGACATGCCCTGGGCCTTGACCACTCCAACATCCAAGACGCCCTCATGTTTCCCATGTATAGCTACGTGGAGAAGTTCGCTCTGCACAAGGATGACATTGAGGGCATTCAGTATCTCTATG GGCCCAAACCTGGTCCTAATCCCACACCCCCTCAGCCCACCCCTGACCCCAGTAAGCAGCCCGATCGCCCCGCTACCACAGCACCAACCACCACTACCCCAGCCCCTATCGACCCTTCCAAAGATGCCTGCAAGGTGGACAAGTTCGACACCATCACAGAAATAGATGGAGACCTGCATTTCTTCAAGGATGG ACAGTACTGGAGAATGTCGAATAAGGGTCTCCAGGGACCATTCTTAATTTCCGAGAGGTGGCCAGCACTTCCTGGCGTTGTCGATGCTGCCTTCCAAGACCAGCTTAACAAGAAAATGTACTTCTTCTCAG GGACCCGTTTCTGGGTGTATACTGGTCAGAGTTTGTTGGGTCCCCGTGGCATTGATAAGATGGGACTGCCCAAGAGTGTTAGCAGAGTGGAGGGAGCGCTGCATAAAGGAAAGGACAAGGTCCTACTCTTCAGTGGGGAGAACTACTGGAG ACTTGTTGTGAAGGACCAGATGGTTGACAAAATGGCTGTCACAAACGTGGTCTTTGGGGGTGTTCCCAGTGATGTCACTGATGTTTTCCTGTACAAGA gAAACATGTACTTCGTCCGGGAACGGTTCTACTGGCGGATGAATGTTAACAAACAAGTAGACCGTGTGGGTTATGTGAAGTACGACCTACTGCAGTGTTTTGACCCCTCCGGCTCTAGATACTGA